One Brachyspira suanatina DNA segment encodes these proteins:
- a CDS encoding LysM peptidoglycan-binding domain-containing protein — MSSPLFIEETPIKIYIKNKILDEAEKKGDIQTIEELTNENTSIITNDKLISTNNSVLIITNDIDFSKYRDRGYDITMDVLPRYYRVQAGDTLLKISSYPFIYGERNFWRIIYIHNKDIINDTTSLPIGLRLFIPSIIGETRYWNYEPKLEYIPFKTKMDLTTNMYNDYPFIIKTEDN; from the coding sequence ATGTCCTCTCCATTATTTATAGAAGAAACCCCAATAAAAATTTATATAAAAAATAAAATTTTAGATGAGGCTGAAAAAAAAGGTGATATTCAAACTATAGAAGAATTAACAAATGAAAATACATCAATTATAACTAATGATAAATTAATAAGTACTAATAATAGTGTATTAATAATAACTAATGATATAGATTTTTCAAAGTATAGAGATAGAGGATATGATATAACAATGGATGTACTTCCTAGATATTATAGAGTACAGGCAGGAGATACATTATTAAAAATATCATCATATCCATTTATATATGGAGAGAGAAATTTTTGGCGTATTATATATATCCATAATAAGGATATAATAAATGATACTACTTCTCTTCCAATAGGATTAAGACTTTTTATACCTAGTATAATAGGGGAAACTAGATATTGGAATTATGAACCTAAACTTGAATATATACCATTTAAAACAAAAATGGATTTAACAACTAATATGTATAATGATTATCCTTTCATTATTAAAACAGAAGATAATTAA
- the glgP gene encoding alpha-glucan family phosphorylase, with the protein MKLNKYMVSPSVPKELEPLIEITKNFWWCWNQKAVTLLRTIDIDNWDKRDHNPIRVLGESLQERFDAMLQDDAAMMNLAEVYDEFKTYMKQETWYNSLDESQKTPNEKIAYFSFEYGLHESLPNYSGGLGILSGDHLKSASDLGLPLVAVGLLYRKGYFRQYLNADGWQQEYDIENDFFNLALEKVLDKNGETMKVDVDLPGRKVYAQIWKANVGRIELYYLDANIEENRVEDRDITAQLYGGNLETRIQQEILLGIGGVKALDKLGIKPTIYHMNEGHSAFLSLERIRQLMENNHLDKNTAREVVFSSNIFTTHTPVPAGNDIFPIDMIQKYFTDYVKHIDMTMDEFIKLGRINPDDQKESFCMTVLALNLSAENNGVSELHGHVSRAMWKDIWKGVPVNELPIDSITNGIHTLSWISFDMQNLLDRYLGPRWRTKPLEYEIWERVQKIPDAELWRTHERRKERLIDFCRERLKTQITNRGFTKSEIEHADQILSPEALTIGFARRFATYKRGTLLFRDLERLKKIVTNSERPVQIIFAGKAHPHDNGGKELIRNIAEICRREDFRDHIVFIEDYDINVARYMVQGVDVWLNNPRRPLEASGTSGMKVPPNGGLNFSVLDGWWDEAYDGQNGWPIGNREEYTDLEYQDEVESKALYNVLENEIIPLFYERGRDNIPRQWVAAMKWSMQTVCPVFSTNRMVADYFHKFYNNASKRYFNMTENEFAKAKELKAWKQDIYSKWSKVLIENTISEMPSRNLKVGSKFEVKTIVNLGDIAPDSVRVELYHGKLSMKEEIIDPITVEMKHSADLGNGRHSFSGTLECTNSGQSGYAIRMYPYHKDLSYKFDMKLIIWS; encoded by the coding sequence ATGAAATTAAATAAATATATGGTTTCACCATCCGTTCCAAAAGAATTAGAACCACTTATAGAAATTACTAAAAACTTTTGGTGGTGTTGGAATCAGAAAGCAGTAACTCTATTAAGAACAATAGATATTGATAATTGGGACAAGAGAGATCATAATCCTATAAGAGTTTTAGGAGAATCTCTTCAGGAACGTTTTGATGCTATGCTTCAAGATGATGCAGCTATGATGAATTTAGCTGAAGTTTATGATGAGTTTAAAACTTATATGAAGCAGGAAACTTGGTATAATAGCTTAGATGAAAGTCAAAAAACTCCTAATGAAAAAATAGCTTATTTCTCTTTTGAATACGGACTTCATGAATCTTTACCTAACTATTCAGGCGGTCTTGGTATATTATCAGGAGACCATTTGAAATCTGCAAGTGATTTGGGTTTGCCTTTAGTTGCTGTTGGACTTTTATATAGAAAAGGATATTTCAGACAATATTTAAATGCTGATGGTTGGCAGCAGGAATATGATATAGAAAATGATTTCTTTAACTTAGCTTTAGAAAAAGTTTTAGATAAAAACGGCGAAACAATGAAAGTAGATGTTGATTTGCCTGGAAGAAAAGTTTATGCTCAAATTTGGAAAGCTAATGTAGGAAGAATAGAACTTTATTATTTAGATGCTAATATAGAAGAAAATAGAGTTGAAGATAGAGATATTACTGCCCAACTTTACGGCGGTAACTTAGAAACTAGGATACAGCAGGAAATACTTCTTGGTATAGGCGGCGTCAAAGCATTAGATAAATTAGGAATTAAACCTACAATATATCACATGAATGAAGGACACAGTGCTTTTCTTTCTTTAGAGAGAATAAGACAATTAATGGAAAATAATCATTTAGATAAAAATACAGCAAGAGAAGTAGTATTTAGTTCTAATATATTTACAACTCATACTCCTGTACCTGCTGGTAATGATATATTCCCTATAGATATGATTCAAAAATATTTCACAGATTATGTTAAACATATAGACATGACTATGGATGAATTCATAAAGCTTGGAAGAATAAATCCTGATGATCAGAAAGAAAGTTTCTGTATGACTGTACTTGCTTTAAACTTATCTGCTGAAAATAATGGTGTTAGTGAGCTTCATGGACATGTATCAAGAGCTATGTGGAAAGATATTTGGAAAGGTGTTCCTGTTAATGAACTTCCTATAGATTCTATTACAAATGGTATTCACACTTTAAGCTGGATATCTTTTGATATGCAGAACTTACTTGACAGATATTTAGGACCTCGTTGGAGAACTAAACCTTTAGAATATGAAATTTGGGAAAGAGTTCAAAAAATACCTGATGCAGAACTTTGGAGAACTCATGAAAGAAGAAAAGAAAGACTTATTGATTTCTGCAGAGAAAGATTAAAAACTCAAATAACAAACAGAGGATTCACAAAAAGCGAAATAGAACATGCTGATCAAATACTTTCTCCTGAAGCTTTAACAATAGGTTTTGCTAGAAGATTTGCTACTTATAAAAGAGGTACATTGCTTTTCAGAGATTTAGAGAGATTAAAGAAAATCGTTACTAATTCTGAAAGACCTGTACAAATCATATTTGCTGGTAAAGCTCACCCACATGATAATGGCGGTAAAGAATTAATAAGAAATATTGCTGAAATATGCAGAAGAGAAGATTTCAGAGATCATATAGTATTTATAGAAGACTATGATATCAATGTTGCTAGATACATGGTACAAGGTGTTGATGTATGGCTTAATAACCCTAGAAGACCTTTAGAAGCAAGCGGTACAAGCGGTATGAAAGTTCCGCCAAACGGAGGTTTAAACTTCAGTGTATTAGACGGATGGTGGGATGAAGCTTATGATGGTCAAAATGGATGGCCTATCGGTAACAGAGAAGAGTACACTGACTTAGAATATCAAGATGAAGTTGAAAGTAAAGCTCTTTATAATGTTTTAGAAAATGAGATTATACCTCTATTCTATGAAAGAGGAAGAGATAATATACCTAGACAATGGGTTGCTGCTATGAAATGGAGTATGCAAACTGTTTGTCCAGTATTCTCTACTAATAGAATGGTTGCTGATTACTTCCATAAATTTTATAACAATGCAAGCAAAAGATATTTCAATATGACTGAAAATGAATTTGCTAAAGCTAAAGAATTAAAAGCTTGGAAACAAGATATTTATTCTAAATGGTCAAAAGTTCTTATTGAAAACACAATTTCAGAAATGCCTTCAAGAAATTTAAAAGTTGGAAGTAAATTTGAAGTTAAGACTATAGTTAATCTTGGAGACATAGCTCCTGATTCTGTAAGAGTAGAACTTTACCATGGTAAGTTAAGCATGAAAGAAGAAATCATAGATCCTATCACAGTAGAAATGAAGCATTCTGCTGATTTAGGAAACGGAAGACATTCTTTCTCAGGAACTTTAGAATGTACTAACAGCGGACAAAGTGGTTATGCTATAAGAATGTATCCATATCATAAAGATTTAAGCTATAAATTCGATATGAAACTTATTATATGGAGCTAA
- the aroF gene encoding 3-deoxy-7-phosphoheptulonate synthase, whose translation MIIVMKPNAKEEYINNITDRLIEAGLGTNKIVGVDCTVIGIVGDTSKVDRELMATLPGVARVLKVQEPFKRANRAFKKEDTIVDVSGVKVGAGKPVIIAGPCSVESEEQVINIAKSVKAAGASILRGGAFKPRTSPYAFQGLALDGLKILKLAKEEVGIPIVSEIVSIRHLEDFENTVDMIQIGARNMQNFELLKEVGKLKKPILLKRGLANTIEEWLMSAEYILDKGNSNVVLCERGIRTFETYTRNTFDVSAIPMIKRMSHLPVIGDPSHASGKAWMALPLTLAALAAGADGMIIEVHNDPEHALCDGAQSIKPDTFEEIMASVNMMADTVSKIKERHGGKIYTK comes from the coding sequence ATGATTATTGTAATGAAACCAAATGCTAAAGAAGAATATATAAATAATATAACAGACAGACTTATCGAAGCAGGACTTGGCACTAATAAAATAGTAGGTGTTGACTGTACTGTTATAGGTATAGTAGGAGATACTTCAAAAGTTGATAGAGAATTAATGGCTACTTTACCTGGTGTTGCTAGAGTTTTAAAAGTACAAGAGCCTTTTAAAAGAGCTAACAGAGCTTTCAAAAAAGAGGATACTATAGTTGATGTAAGCGGAGTAAAAGTAGGAGCCGGAAAACCTGTAATAATAGCAGGTCCTTGTTCGGTTGAAAGTGAAGAGCAGGTTATTAATATTGCTAAGAGCGTAAAAGCAGCAGGAGCTTCAATACTTAGAGGCGGAGCTTTCAAACCTAGAACTTCACCTTATGCTTTCCAAGGTTTAGCTCTTGACGGACTTAAAATATTAAAACTTGCAAAAGAAGAAGTTGGAATTCCTATAGTAAGTGAGATTGTTTCTATAAGACATTTAGAAGATTTTGAAAATACTGTTGATATGATTCAGATTGGTGCAAGAAACATGCAGAACTTCGAGCTTTTAAAAGAAGTAGGAAAATTAAAAAAACCTATACTTTTAAAAAGAGGTTTAGCAAATACTATTGAAGAATGGCTAATGAGTGCTGAATATATTTTGGATAAAGGAAACAGCAATGTAGTATTATGCGAAAGAGGTATAAGAACTTTCGAAACTTATACTAGAAATACTTTTGATGTTTCAGCTATACCTATGATAAAAAGAATGAGTCACTTACCTGTAATAGGCGATCCTTCACATGCCAGCGGTAAGGCTTGGATGGCACTTCCTCTTACTTTAGCTGCTCTTGCTGCTGGTGCTGACGGTATGATTATAGAAGTGCATAATGATCCTGAACATGCTTTATGCGACGGTGCTCAGTCTATAAAACCTGATACTTTTGAAGAGATCATGGCTTCTGTTAATATGATGGCTGATACTGTGAGTAAAATAAAAGAACGTCATGGCGGTAAGATTTATACTAAATAA
- a CDS encoding pentapeptide MXKDX repeat protein — MRCDAMRCDAMRCDAMRCDAMRCDAMRCDAMRCDAMRCDAMRCDAMRCDAMRCDAIISNIFYLLYFYIKLSNIKNYI; from the coding sequence ATGCGATGCGATGCGATGCGATGCGATGCGATGCGATGCGATGCGATGCGATGCGATGCGATGCGATGCGATGCGATGCGATGCGATGCGATGCGATGCGATGCGATGCGATGCGATGCGATGCGATGCGATGCGATGCGATGCGATGCGATGCGATGCGATGCGATTATATCAAACATTTTTTACCTTTTATATTTTTATATTAAATTATCAAACATAAAAAATTATATATAA
- the carB gene encoding carbamoyl-phosphate synthase large subunit, which produces MPKRTDIKKILVIGSGPIIIGQAAEFDYAGTQACQSLREEGYEVVLINSNPATIMTDAAVADKVYIEPINLNFAKRIIYKERPDAILGSLGGQTGLNLVVELAESGILDEYNVEILGTDLNAINCAEDRELFKNLMNEINEPVPESIIVHSVEEAIEFANKIGYHLVVRPAYTLGGTGGGFARNEKELIEICETGLKISPVHECLVEKSIAGYKEIEYEVMRDNNDNAIVVCNMENVDPVGIHTGDSIVVAPCQTLSDRENQMLRNVSLKIIRALKICGGCNVQLALDPKSFKYYIIEVNPRVSRSSALASKATGYPIAKISAKIAVGMTLDEILNPITKKSFACFEPSIDYIVTKFPRLPFDKFPNADRQLGTQMKATGEVMSIGRNFEESFLKAVRSLEIKCDHIIHNDVSEYTTKKLWERIELRDDLRIFIIAELIRRKEDINDIIDITHIDKFFLDKIKNIISLEEKLSKNKMDIDILRECKEKGFSDSYISKVWEAEEIDIYKLRHENNIIPVYKMVDTCAGEFESETPYFYSTYEEENESFKSGKESIIVLGSGPIRIGQGVEFDYSTVHSVMTIREAGYEAIVINNNPETVSTDFSISDKLYFEPLTIEDVMHIIELEKPKGVIVQFGGQTAINLAEKLVMHGVNILGTSLENINKAEDRHEFEEMLKTLNIPQPKGETAITVDEALVIANDIGYPVLVRPSYVLGGRAMEIVDNDASLKVYMETAVKEVSNKAPILIDKYVIGKEIEIDAIADSENNVFIPGIMEHIERAGIHSGDSISVYPTQTISNKVKETIIDYAKRIGIGFNFIGLYNIQFIVDKENNVYVLEVNPRSSRTVPFLSKITNVPMANVATMCILGKSLKEQGYYNLYKEESNKVFVKAPVFSFAKLRRVDTILGPEMKSTGEALGFDINFEKALYKALIASGLRIPLQGNVLLTISDNHKNEILDLAKRFSNIGYGIYATKGTANFLREKGLYVKEVSKIYEEGLENIIDTIRLGKVDYVINTIESNSQTHSDSLELRRASAENNISCITSLDTAYALLKVIESMNFTIMDLSNI; this is translated from the coding sequence ATGCCTAAAAGAACAGATATAAAAAAAATATTAGTGATTGGTTCAGGACCTATAATTATAGGACAGGCTGCAGAATTTGATTATGCCGGTACTCAAGCATGTCAGTCTTTAAGAGAAGAAGGATATGAAGTTGTACTTATAAATTCAAATCCTGCCACTATAATGACTGATGCAGCTGTTGCTGATAAAGTATATATAGAACCTATAAATTTAAACTTTGCTAAAAGAATAATATATAAAGAAAGACCTGATGCAATATTGGGTTCTCTTGGCGGACAAACAGGATTAAATCTTGTTGTTGAACTTGCTGAAAGCGGAATATTAGATGAATATAATGTTGAAATTTTAGGTACTGATTTGAATGCTATAAATTGTGCTGAAGACAGAGAACTTTTTAAAAATCTTATGAATGAAATTAATGAACCTGTACCTGAAAGCATAATAGTACATAGTGTTGAAGAGGCAATCGAGTTTGCAAACAAAATAGGTTATCACTTAGTTGTTCGTCCAGCATATACATTAGGAGGAACAGGAGGCGGATTTGCACGCAATGAAAAAGAATTGATTGAAATATGCGAAACAGGTTTGAAAATAAGTCCTGTACATGAATGCTTAGTTGAAAAAAGTATTGCAGGTTATAAAGAAATAGAATATGAAGTAATGCGTGATAATAATGACAATGCTATAGTTGTATGTAATATGGAAAATGTTGATCCTGTTGGAATACATACAGGAGACAGTATAGTAGTTGCTCCTTGTCAAACTTTAAGCGACAGAGAAAATCAAATGCTTAGAAATGTGAGTCTTAAAATAATAAGAGCTTTAAAAATATGCGGCGGCTGTAATGTGCAGTTAGCATTGGATCCCAAAAGTTTTAAGTATTACATAATAGAAGTTAATCCTAGAGTATCTCGTTCCAGTGCTTTGGCAAGTAAGGCTACAGGATACCCTATTGCAAAAATTAGTGCTAAAATAGCAGTTGGTATGACTTTAGATGAAATACTTAATCCTATAACTAAAAAAAGTTTTGCATGTTTTGAGCCTTCTATAGATTATATAGTTACAAAATTCCCAAGACTTCCATTCGATAAATTCCCTAATGCCGATAGACAATTAGGAACACAGATGAAAGCCACAGGCGAAGTTATGAGTATAGGAAGAAATTTTGAAGAATCATTTTTAAAAGCTGTTCGTTCTCTTGAAATAAAATGCGATCATATAATTCATAATGATGTTTCAGAGTATACCACTAAAAAATTATGGGAGCGTATAGAATTAAGAGATGATTTGAGAATATTTATTATAGCAGAACTTATAAGACGTAAAGAAGATATAAATGATATAATAGATATTACTCATATAGATAAATTCTTCTTAGATAAAATAAAAAATATAATTTCATTAGAAGAAAAATTATCCAAAAATAAAATGGATATAGATATTTTAAGAGAATGCAAAGAAAAAGGATTTTCAGATAGTTATATATCTAAAGTTTGGGAAGCTGAAGAAATTGATATATACAAATTAAGACATGAGAATAATATAATACCTGTTTATAAAATGGTTGATACTTGTGCAGGAGAATTTGAAAGTGAAACCCCTTATTTCTACTCTACTTATGAAGAAGAAAATGAATCTTTTAAAAGCGGAAAAGAAAGCATAATAGTATTAGGCTCAGGCCCTATAAGAATAGGACAAGGAGTAGAGTTTGATTATTCCACAGTTCATTCGGTAATGACTATAAGAGAAGCCGGATATGAAGCTATAGTAATAAATAATAATCCTGAAACTGTATCAACAGATTTTTCTATATCAGATAAACTTTATTTTGAACCATTAACTATAGAAGATGTTATGCATATAATAGAACTTGAAAAGCCTAAAGGAGTTATAGTACAATTCGGAGGACAAACTGCAATAAATCTTGCTGAAAAATTAGTCATGCATGGAGTAAATATACTTGGCACTTCTTTAGAAAATATTAATAAGGCAGAAGACAGACATGAATTTGAAGAGATGTTAAAAACTCTTAATATACCTCAGCCTAAAGGTGAAACTGCTATAACTGTTGATGAGGCTTTAGTAATAGCAAATGATATTGGTTATCCTGTATTAGTTCGTCCTAGTTATGTACTTGGAGGAAGAGCTATGGAGATAGTAGATAATGATGCATCTTTGAAAGTTTATATGGAAACTGCTGTAAAAGAAGTAAGCAATAAAGCTCCTATATTAATTGATAAATATGTTATAGGTAAGGAAATAGAAATTGATGCTATTGCCGACAGTGAAAATAATGTATTTATTCCGGGTATTATGGAGCATATAGAAAGAGCAGGAATTCACTCAGGAGATTCTATAAGCGTATACCCTACTCAAACAATATCAAATAAAGTAAAAGAAACTATAATTGATTATGCAAAAAGAATAGGAATAGGATTTAATTTCATAGGGCTTTACAATATACAATTTATAGTTGATAAAGAGAATAACGTTTATGTACTTGAGGTTAATCCTAGAAGCAGCAGAACAGTACCTTTTTTAAGTAAAATAACTAATGTTCCAATGGCTAATGTTGCTACTATGTGCATACTTGGTAAATCATTAAAAGAACAAGGATACTACAACCTGTATAAAGAAGAATCTAATAAAGTATTTGTTAAAGCTCCTGTATTTTCTTTTGCTAAATTAAGAAGAGTTGATACTATACTTGGACCTGAAATGAAAAGTACAGGCGAAGCATTAGGATTTGATATTAATTTTGAAAAGGCATTATACAAAGCATTAATAGCAAGCGGATTAAGAATACCTTTACAAGGAAATGTACTTCTCACTATTTCGGATAATCATAAAAATGAAATACTTGATTTAGCAAAAAGATTTTCTAATATAGGATATGGAATATATGCTACAAAAGGAACTGCTAATTTCTTGAGAGAAAAAGGACTTTATGTTAAAGAAGTATCAAAAATTTATGAAGAAGGATTAGAGAATATAATAGATACAATAAGACTAGGCAAAGTTGATTATGTGATAAATACAATAGAAAGCAATAGCCAAACACATTCAGACAGTTTAGAATTAAGAAGAGCTTCTGCTGAAAATAATATATCTTGTATTACATCATTAGATACAGCTTATGCTTTGCTTAAAGTTATAGAATCTATGAATTTCACTATAATGGATTTATCTAATATTTAA
- the carA gene encoding glutamine-hydrolyzing carbamoyl-phosphate synthase small subunit yields MKRYLILEDGSHYEGIGFGADNFQIGELVFNTSMTGYQEVLSDLSYCGQITVMTYPLIGNYGINRDDFESLNPAIFGLIVKEACKSPNNFRSAENIDEFLKLKGIPAIENIDTRAITKKIREVGTLKAIMSDTIENKDDIVKMLKETPYMNDHVKMVSTKNAFPIPNRGKKVVLIDFGAKLGIIRELSKRNCDLIVVPYDTDFKTIMSLNPDGIMLSNGPGNPKDVKESINTIKELIGKVPMFGICLGHQLISLACGADTIKLKFGHRGGNHPVKDLETNKVSITSQNHSYAVEKESLSNTDLIMTHVSLNDGSCEGVKHKKYPVFSVQYHPESSPGPEDSKYLFDNFIDMINNNYGEKNA; encoded by the coding sequence TTGAAACGATACTTAATACTTGAAGACGGCAGTCATTATGAAGGAATAGGTTTTGGGGCAGATAATTTCCAAATAGGTGAATTAGTTTTTAATACATCTATGACAGGTTATCAGGAAGTATTATCCGATTTATCTTACTGCGGACAAATTACTGTTATGACTTATCCTCTTATAGGAAATTACGGAATAAACAGAGATGATTTTGAAAGTTTGAATCCGGCAATATTCGGACTTATAGTAAAAGAAGCATGTAAAAGTCCTAATAATTTTAGGAGTGCAGAGAATATAGACGAGTTCTTAAAACTTAAAGGAATACCCGCTATAGAAAATATAGATACTAGAGCTATAACAAAGAAAATAAGAGAAGTAGGAACTTTAAAAGCAATAATGAGCGATACTATAGAAAATAAAGATGATATAGTAAAAATGCTTAAAGAAACACCATATATGAATGATCATGTAAAAATGGTTTCTACAAAAAATGCTTTTCCTATACCAAATAGAGGAAAGAAAGTTGTATTAATAGATTTCGGAGCAAAACTCGGAATAATAAGAGAATTAAGTAAAAGAAACTGCGATTTAATTGTAGTTCCTTATGATACAGATTTTAAAACTATAATGAGTTTAAATCCTGACGGAATAATGCTTTCAAATGGGCCTGGAAACCCTAAAGATGTTAAAGAATCTATCAATACAATAAAAGAACTTATAGGTAAAGTTCCAATGTTCGGTATATGTTTAGGACATCAGCTTATAAGTTTGGCATGCGGTGCTGATACAATTAAATTAAAATTCGGACATAGAGGCGGAAATCATCCTGTTAAAGATTTGGAAACTAATAAAGTAAGCATCACAAGCCAAAATCATAGCTATGCAGTTGAAAAAGAAAGTTTATCGAATACTGATCTTATAATGACGCATGTATCTTTGAATGACGGGAGCTGTGAGGGAGTTAAACATAAAAAATATCCTGTATTCTCTGTTCAATATCACCCAGAATCTAGTCCTGGACCTGAAGACAGTAAATACTTATTTGATAATTTTATTGATATGATAAACAACAATTATGGAGAGAAAAATGCCTAA
- a CDS encoding peptidylprolyl isomerase, which translates to MRKIIVFILSFIFIQSNLLFNDVVNSIVGIVGSMPITYEDFLSRKTFLTLQARSIGQKITDDMVYKDLVEERVMYLKLKENNFVIEENDVKRRLETIAKQYNLTASQFEKQLMSEGISYEEYKNSIKKQIAMENLYGLVVNNTEISDKEADEFYNNTKDKSAFEADTLVKLSWIFFKAVTFTEKGEKQELATKVRGMAARGKDFAELAKQYSEDEATRNNGGDLGYNLLYDAGKRSLPAQINAGLNLAKRGYKVGTVSSVRELVGKGFYIVKIMEIEKDMESIRTRVKNYLGEARMRESFIKWLDEETKRVSVQIYK; encoded by the coding sequence ATGAGAAAAATAATAGTTTTTATATTATCTTTTATCTTTATACAAAGTAATCTTTTATTTAATGATGTTGTTAATAGTATAGTAGGTATAGTAGGTTCTATGCCAATTACTTATGAAGATTTTTTAAGCAGAAAAACTTTTTTAACATTACAAGCTAGATCTATAGGTCAAAAAATTACAGATGATATGGTTTATAAAGATTTAGTTGAAGAAAGAGTAATGTATCTGAAACTTAAAGAAAATAATTTTGTTATAGAAGAAAATGATGTAAAAAGAAGATTAGAAACTATTGCTAAACAATATAATTTAACTGCTAGTCAGTTTGAAAAACAATTAATGTCTGAAGGTATATCTTATGAAGAATATAAAAATTCCATAAAAAAACAAATAGCTATGGAAAATTTATACGGACTTGTGGTTAATAATACAGAAATAAGTGATAAAGAAGCCGATGAATTTTATAATAACACTAAAGATAAATCCGCATTTGAGGCAGATACTTTGGTAAAACTTTCTTGGATATTCTTCAAAGCGGTTACATTTACAGAAAAAGGAGAAAAGCAGGAATTAGCTACTAAAGTAAGAGGCATGGCGGCAAGAGGAAAAGATTTTGCAGAACTTGCTAAACAATACAGCGAAGATGAAGCTACAAGAAACAATGGAGGAGATTTAGGATACAATTTACTTTATGATGCAGGAAAAAGATCTTTGCCTGCACAAATAAATGCAGGACTTAATTTAGCAAAAAGAGGATATAAAGTTGGTACTGTAAGCAGTGTACGTGAGTTAGTAGGAAAAGGATTTTATATAGTAAAAATAATGGAAATAGAAAAGGATATGGAAAGCATAAGAACTAGAGTGAAAAACTATTTAGGTGAAGCTCGTATGAGAGAATCATTTATAAAATGGCTTGATGAGGAAACTAAAAGAGTATCAGTTCAAATTTATAAATAA